The following proteins come from a genomic window of Nothobranchius furzeri strain GRZ-AD chromosome 1, NfurGRZ-RIMD1, whole genome shotgun sequence:
- the mid1ip1l gene encoding mid1-interacting protein 1-like translates to MMQISSNSASNKHSLINVMHRFIAAANNMDETIMVPSLLRDLPLEEQAANQVETNNNEPSCANKQRDMYEHYLLLKSIKNDMEWGLLKKEMSSGASFLEMAVKQEQQQQPLMAAEDNTDLEHQFHYHLRGLFGVLSKLTMRADHLTNRYKREIGGGNFMR, encoded by the coding sequence ATGATGCAGATCAGCAGCAACTCGGCCAGCAACAAGCACTCGCTCATTAACGTCATGCACCGCTTCATAGCAGCAGCCAACAACATGGACGAGACCATCATGGTGCCCAGCCTGCTGCGAGACTTGCCcctggaggagcaggcagccaacCAGGTGGAGACCAACAACAACGAGCCATCGTGTGCCAACAAGCAGAGGGACATGTATGAGCACTATCTGCTCCTCAAGTCCATAAAGAACGACATGGAGTGGGGTCTACTGAAAAAGGAGATGAGCAGCGGCGCCAGCTTCCTGGAGATGGCTGtgaagcaggagcagcagcagcagcctttgATGGCGGCAGAGGACAACACCGACCTGGAGCACCAGTTTCATTATCACCTCAGAGGACTGTTTGGAGTTTTGTCCAAGCTCACCATGCGGGCGGACCACCTCACCAACAGATACAAGAGGGAGATCGGAGGTGGAAACTTCATGAGATAG